The sequence below is a genomic window from Lolium perenne isolate Kyuss_39 chromosome 7, Kyuss_2.0, whole genome shotgun sequence.
TCATGGAGCAGCTGCGTGGGATCCACTACATCACGGACCGAGGGGCGTTGCAGCTCGCCGCGGACATCGAGTACCTGAACAACGTCCTCTCGGCGCTCTCAATGCCGATCCCTCCGTTCCTCTCCACCTTCCACGCGTGCATCTCGACCCCAAGAGACCAGGTCCGCGGCCTGATCAAATCCGACGGCGGGAGCCAGCTGGACCTCCCCACCGCCCATCTGGTCTCCAAGATCCGGCGCATCCCATTAGACCACTGAAACAGTGCTGGTTGATGCCTGTAGTGTTTTTGCAAACCATAGTCCTTTACAAGCATATGGATCCCAGTGTATAACGTTCTGAGCAATTTGCTCCTGCGGACCTTGCCTCTGTCCGCTTTGTTTTTCTTGTCTCTTTTGGTGAAGAGTGAGTTTTGCCTTGTAAGTTGATAGTGCACTGCTCGCAGATAGAGAATGACATAATGTTACAGAAGAGTTGAGCAGTTGGAGCCCGTCACTCCATCAGTGAGTTGACAAAAAAAAAACTAACTGCGGAATTGAATTGTTAGTCGGCAGGTGCCAGTGTTTCTCTTGTGTGTGGTTGCTGAACCAAGGAACTATTGATGTTACATCTGGACAAAGCGTGTCTGAAGTCTAGGTAAATAAAAATGTTTTTGAAATCTTACGAGCAGCTGATTGTACAGCATCCACTGGCACTTCTCCGGGAGTCCAGTTTCGTTTCTCACCATGGCGACACGAGTACAGGACAGGACAGGGGTCCAAGCTGTTTGCGTGAGCGCAAGTCCAGCCACGAGGCCGACGCCAGTGTCCACGAGAAAATAACACGAATCCTTTTTGAGTTTTTGCCCATTTTTCACTTGAATCAGGTAGTCGTTTTCTATCCGGTGTTAAGTCTGTCTATGTGGGCTCATCTCTTCCTTATCGACGCTGTGGGAGCAGAGCCACCCACGTCTTCCCCCTCCCGAAATCCCCACGCAACCGCGCGGCACCGGAGGACGGACAGCAGCCCGCCGCGGAGGAGCAAAAATCTCTGCTCCTCGTCTCGTCATTACTTATACACTCCGCTCTCCTCGCTCCTCTCCCCTCACGTCCTCCCCCCGCCCCTCCAGACCCCGATCCGCTCAGGTGCGTGCCGCGTCTCAGCTCAGCTCCCGTGATTTGTGTTCTTGTTCCCGCTTCTAATCTTGCTTGCTTAAGTCCTATCCGATTGTGTATCCTGCGGATTTTAGCTTCTTTTTCTTCTATATGTCCGTGGTTTTGGAGTGGGTGTCTGTCTAGTGTTCGTCTGGATGTTTGCTTGGAGCGAATTTGGGGGTACAAATTCGGTGTGGCAAGTGGAGAGCGCGTGTGCCGCATGGTCGTAATCTATATGTTTTGTAGATGTGACTTTAGTGAAAATCGTTAGCTTCTTCATCTCAACCAGTAGCGTAATCGGAAAAGTACAGGCTACTATCAGTATCAGGGGATAGATAGTTGTACAGTAGTTGCTTGCAGTTCGAGGAAGGAATGGAATGCTTTGCTTCCAGTTCTTCTTCAGGCTGAACTAAACGATTGTGTAGTGGACCATGCCGTCGCCGTGAACCATTTCAAGGACTGGTGTTTGCTGAGTTGTCCGAAATGATAAGAGTTGTATTTTCCTGTAATTGATGACACAATTTAAGAGTTGTATGGTACAATTCGTTGATTCAGTTGAAATGAAACGACGACAAAACGCGCTCAACTTAGGACAAGTACACGGCTGTGTGCAAATCTTGCTTCGCATCGATTATTCTCTCTTTCTCTGATCAACCCTGACTAAATCTCCATTCATCTTATCGACAGTGACCAAACATGGCGCCATCCATGAGCCTCGCCGCGAAAGGGCTGCTCCCCTTCGCGGCGCTCCCCTCAAGCGGGCGCCCAGTGTCCGTGACCGCTTCACTGGAGCACAAGCCAAGCGACTCCAAgaggaagctcctgaagctcgcgcTCGGAGGCGTCGGGCTGCCCGCCTTGCTGAGCGCCAAGAAGGCCCTCGCCGATGACCAGGGCGTTTCTTCCTCGAGGATGTCCTACTCGAGGTTCCTCGAGTACCTCGACAAGGACAGGGTGAAGAAGGTCGACCTGTTCGAGAACGGCACGATCGCCATCGTCGAGGCGATCTCTCCCGAGCTCGGCAACCGCGTGCAGAGGGTTCGCGTGCAGCTTCCCGGTCTTAGCCAGGAGCTTCTCCAGAAGCTGAGGGAGAAGAACATCGATTTTGCGGCGCACAACCAGCAGGAGGACTCTGGTTCCCTGCTGTTCAACCTTATTGGGAACCTGGCCTTCCCGCTTATCCTCATCGGCGGTCTGTTCTTGCTGTCGAGAAGAGGATCAGGTGGCATGGGTGGGCCTAATGGCCCTGGGTTTCCCCTTGGTTTTGGCCAGTCCAAAGCCAAGTTCCAGATGGAGCCCAACACCGGTGTTACGTTCGATGATGTTGCTGGTGTTGACGAGGCGAAGCAAGACTTCATGGAAGTCGTTGAGTTCTTGAAGAAGCCAGAGAGGTTCACCGCTGTTGGTGCCCGCATTCCTAAGGGTGTGCTGCTTGTTGGTCCTCCTGGAACTGGTAAGACTTTGCTCGCCAAGGCGATCGCAGGGGAGGCTGGCGTGCCGTTTTTCTCGATATCGGGATCTGAGTTTGTGGAGATGTTTGTTGGTGTCGGTGCCTCCCGTGTCCGTGATCTTTTCAAGAAGGCCAAGGAGAATGCTCCTTGCATAGTGTTTGTTGATGAAATTGATGCCGTTGGAAGGCAGAGAGGAACCGGTATTGGTGGTGGGAATGATGAAAGGGAGCAGACTCTCAATCAGCTGTTGACTGAGATGGATGGCTTTGAGGGGAACACTGGAATCATTGTTGTTGCTGCCACCAACAGGGCTGACATCTTGGATTCTGCTTTACTTAGACCTGGACGCTTTGACAGACAGGTTAGTTTCTTTCGGGTTATTTTTAAGGTTAACATTTGTCTCGATTCCATTTGCACATTCTAAACCTTATTTGCATACTCTTACCATCATAAGTGTTCCAGCTACATGTTTACCTTCATAAATTCGTTTAGTTCAGTTCTTCAGTTATCTTTCAGTATATTGAAAGTTAGAGCATTTACCTATTTCTAAATATTAAGGATCCTCCTTGACATTACAATCTAACTTCTTCCACAGGTGAGTGTTGATGTTCCTGATGTACGTGGAAGGACTGAGATTCTAAAGGTGCACGGTAGCAACAAGAAGTTTgataccgatgtttctcttgagGTCATAGCAATGAGAACACCTGGGTTCAGTGGAGCAGACTTAGCGAATCTTTTGAATGAAGCAGCCATACTAGCAGGCCGACGTGGGAGGACAGGAATTTCCTCGAAGGAGATTGACGATTCAATCGACAGAATAGTGGCTGGCATGGAAGGAACTGTCATGACAGATGGGAAGAGCAAAAGCCTTGTTGCGTACCATGAAGTTGGGCATGCAGTTTGCGGGTAAGAGATAATCTGCATCTGTGCTGATCTATTTCATTGGGATTGGGTTAGATTAGGATGAATTGGCACTTCCTCTAGTTCATTAAAATACTGTTCTAAGGTGCATGGATGTGTTAATATGATCTTAAATGGTATTGTTGGGGAAACTACAGATCATTTTGTGCAGCAAAGACTCTAACCTCCTTTTTGCATGCATTGCCCATTCGCTGGGTGTAGTAGGAGTCTCTTTATGCATATTTTTTTTCTGAAAAAGATACTGTATGCTTGTGGTTTTAGGCTTTTGTCTGCCCATTGTTCATTATACTACTTCCATGCCAAGTTTCCAGGAACAAGTTTCATATGACCATTTTACTCTTTGCAGAACTTTGACGCCTGGCCATGACCCCGTCCAAAAGGTTACATTGGTTCCAAGAGGTCAAGCTCGTGGTCTCACCTGGTTCATTCCTATGGATGACCCGACGCTCATCTCTAGGCAGCAACTCTTTGCCAGAATCGTTGGTGGTCTTGGTGGTAGAGCTGCTGAGGAGATCATCTTTGGAGATTCTGAGGTGACCACTGGAGCTGCTGGTGACTTGCAGCAGATTACTGGCTTAGCGAAGCAGGTATACTGTAGAACTTTCCTCTTTTTACAACAGCAGAAACCGTAGCAACAATAATGCAACTCCTTCTGAACTATTTATGGCTGTGACCTATATGCTGATGCGCCTGGCTACTAAATGAATTCAAAGAACAAAGTATGCAGCACACTCATGTGCTGTACATGCTGCTAGAATTTGCAGCATTTTTGAACATTTTGCCTTAACTATTGACCTTTGCCACCGGTTTGTACTGATCACGATGCTTCTTCAGATGGTGGTCACATTCGGCATGTCAGACATCGGTCCATGGTCTCTGATGGATGGAGCGCAGAGCGGGGATGTCATCATGAGAATGATGGCGAGAAACTCCATGTCTGAGAAGCTCGCACTGGACATCGATTCAGCCATTAAGCAGTTGTCAGACCAGGCCTACGAGATCGCTCTGCAACAGATCAGGGACAACCGTGTGGCTATGGACAAGATCGTGGAGGTGCTCCTCGAGAAGGAGACACTGAGCGGCGACGAGTTCCGGGCCATTCTTTCCGAGTTCACAGAGATCCCTGTCGAGAACCAGATTCCTCCAACCCCACAGGCAGCCGTCCCAGTCTAAGTTCGCGTAGCTTTTATAGGGTTGGAAATTTGTTGTTGTAAGATGTTCATATTTTCGATTCTTGGTGTAAACTAATTCTACAGTCACCTGCCGGAATTTTTCGGTGTACGACATGTAACTTACTCGTGGTTAATTATAAATGTAATTACCTGAAAAAGGATTTTGCGCAAGATCTCCCATGGGAACCCTGTTCTTTTAATGCAGTGAGATTTCTAAAAGGAAACAAAAATGGTACTGATGCCTAATGCCCTtgccgtggtatcgtcacggcatatgccatagggtagcTAAAGAGAGTGGTTCCTAATATGGTCTACGGTGGTATCCGGATGCGAGTATGAGCACGAGCGACactgcgacgtacccaggttcgaggtcctcctgtggaggtaacacctctactcctgctctaGAGTGTATAAGCTATATCACAGTataatggtgctccttgagctgtatccggttGCGTGGGGAGGCtagaggtagacgaaggtctctctccccGAGCGGTGCTAAGTGTAAAACTGAGTCGTGATCGATCGTCCCCGCGCGTAGGAGGGGTTGGCCAGCTTATATAGACGCTGacactttacatagaagtccctatgaCCTACTGGTCGGCTCCGCCGGCTCCGGCTTTGCCGCTCCTTTCCGGGGCGCCAACGTCAGCGTCGTAGTGGCCCGTCTGTCCTTGCTGCTGAAGTCAGCGGCGACACGACGTGCCAGACGtcgtggaggaggtgtccctgtcgattCGGTAGCCCTGTAGCCGTACGGCGCAGCCTAGGCCACGATAGCCTTTCAGGCACGGGGCattgttgctccacagtgccccttacTTTACGGGAGGTGAGATCAGCGTGGACTTCTGCACCCAGATCGCCTTTCCAGTTCCCGGTCAGGGAGAGGCAGACCAAGCCGAACATGGCACGTAGAAGTCGGCCAGCCACAGCGCAGACGGCTATGTGGCTAGACCAGCGTAGACATAGAGTCAGCCGACTCgcaaggcagccggccacggctccagacggcttctcctcagccggcctttgtcgCGGGCCAGCCGGCCTCGAGCCGACTGTTCCCAATCCTTTGCCATAcctggggtcttccccccgacagcccTAGATTTGTGACGGTAGAGAAAGGACCCAAAATCATTGCCACCTGCTGGGCTCTGCAAATGGCTGACTATGAATTTCATTACTGGTAAATTTACATATCAACCGATGGATTAAACTATGGCAATGTTTGGTCATTTGTAACCATATGGCTAGTGTATCATTTGTGCTGTAAATTTACGTAACCCGAAAATTTGTGCTTTGTCACCATATGGCTAGTGTATCATTTGTAAATGTTTTGTTTACATTACGTATAACTGATGGATTAAACTGTGGTCTTTTATGGTTTGTATCACAAGTTTGTGATTTGACAAGATATCGCCAATGCATATCACTTGTTATTTAGTACCAAAATTGTAGTAGGGTTATTTAGGACCAAAATTATAGTAGGGTTATTTTCACATGAGATTTATAACTAGTTCATTTTAATGCGAACGTGGCAGTCACTTAACTATATCGTCCTATAAAGCAAAACCTTACTAAAATTCATTTATGAAAATCTATTTCCACATGCATAA
It includes:
- the LOC127312010 gene encoding ATP-dependent zinc metalloprotease FTSH 2, chloroplastic gives rise to the protein MAPSMSLAAKGLLPFAALPSSGRPVSVTASLEHKPSDSKRKLLKLALGGVGLPALLSAKKALADDQGVSSSRMSYSRFLEYLDKDRVKKVDLFENGTIAIVEAISPELGNRVQRVRVQLPGLSQELLQKLREKNIDFAAHNQQEDSGSLLFNLIGNLAFPLILIGGLFLLSRRGSGGMGGPNGPGFPLGFGQSKAKFQMEPNTGVTFDDVAGVDEAKQDFMEVVEFLKKPERFTAVGARIPKGVLLVGPPGTGKTLLAKAIAGEAGVPFFSISGSEFVEMFVGVGASRVRDLFKKAKENAPCIVFVDEIDAVGRQRGTGIGGGNDEREQTLNQLLTEMDGFEGNTGIIVVAATNRADILDSALLRPGRFDRQVSVDVPDVRGRTEILKVHGSNKKFDTDVSLEVIAMRTPGFSGADLANLLNEAAILAGRRGRTGISSKEIDDSIDRIVAGMEGTVMTDGKSKSLVAYHEVGHAVCGTLTPGHDPVQKVTLVPRGQARGLTWFIPMDDPTLISRQQLFARIVGGLGGRAAEEIIFGDSEVTTGAAGDLQQITGLAKQMVVTFGMSDIGPWSLMDGAQSGDVIMRMMARNSMSEKLALDIDSAIKQLSDQAYEIALQQIRDNRVAMDKIVEVLLEKETLSGDEFRAILSEFTEIPVENQIPPTPQAAVPV